In the genome of Henningerozyma blattae CBS 6284 chromosome 5, complete genome, one region contains:
- the NMD5 gene encoding Nmd5p (similar to Saccharomyces cerevisiae NMD5 (YJR132W); ancestral locus Anc_4.361): MDPNNLLQCFHATLSQDKSIRTNAEQQLKQYNKTPGFLGACLDIISSDQISADIKLSASLYFKNKITYGWPENSNNHTKNDLLDYAIDNDEKPIIREMLIQTLLKVSNSSTESHTSTSLLRILKTPLMIIISIDYSNKKWNDLLQFSLNLISNTNESDPQTINNAYIGLICLSEIFRTYRWTDNDARQDLEILILDYFPSLLNFANDFLLNDGKNLNNYQYGDMLKLIIKIYKFVTYIDLPFSLQKQESFINWANFFVKIIQLPLSNEILSISDVELRSKNSWCKCKKWSYANLFRLFQRYSTDSLTKKFEYNEFKDLYRSQFLPNLLKILFSQIENYNPNITNTTNWLSDESIYYIVSFIDQSIIDKKIWPLIKPNYNNIIQFIVFPILIPNESTLTTFEIDPQEYVHRNLELWDNDYSPDLATINLLTTAVTKRSKSTLEPTLQFIIEILKQNITPNGSLPLENAIKIESVLRMFSCIIDRLTNPKSPYYNQMEEFLKSFILPFFDSNYGFLKTRTCDIISKIGMLEFKDTSIIQIIYQGILKCLTSQGDDECLPAKLMSSLALQTFLQDVQFQSYLEPNVVDIMQILLNISNEFESDTISGVIQDFVEQFSKQLQPFGIDLMNNLVQQFLKLANELNDASNIDINNFVGSTEDLPDESDKQMAALGILSTTISILLSFENSPDIVKNLEIAFYPAAEFIMKNGIEDFYREVCEFFENSTFLLRTVSPVAWNFLQLINESLSSSDPNNTNDSSPTDSMIAFYLEDFMLIINNYLLYGQNELKTMQDYSNIIFKLYYVCSMTNINEDSTLDDLNILFDLSTKISFTLNDIIPCDLKEKILTDSINSIISEKDNLKKNVIFGVNSFNVIITNLISSPLQTLQFLSKKNVNNINFMELFFETWFTFYIPNYKRVFDIKLSLLALMSVIVNLSIGDIKTLSLDNVFLQILNVIIKLFENLPLAMQNLERQRKEFSLDDADFNTRFDDYEDEDEDDLKEDEADNLVIQNYLKELQEGTNGAGSEDSIKFVDGDLFNDNEDFEDLEEDPLSGSILDNTNVFEVFKQSNLQLQQSDNEKYQSILSTLTPENQPIFTRIMNNV, translated from the coding sequence atggATCCAAATAATCTATTACAATGTTTTCATGCAACATTGTCACAAGATAAATCAATAAGAACTAATGCAGAACAACAATTGaaacaatataataaaacacCGGGTTTTTTAGGAGCATGTTTGGATATCATCAGCTCTGACCAAATATCTGCTGATATAAAGCTGTCTGcttcattatattttaaaaataaaatcactTACGGCTGGCcagaaaattcaaataatcataCCAAAAATGACCTTTTAGATTATGCAATTGATAATGACGAAAAACCAATTATCAGAGAAATGTTGATCCagacattattaaaagtgtCCAATTCCTCTACTGAATCTCATACTTCAACATCTCTCTTGAGAATTTTGAAAACACCTttaatgattattatatctattgattattctaataaaaagtGGAATGATCTTCtacaattttctttaaatttaatatctaaTACTAATGAATCAGATCCACAGACAATAAATAATGCTTATATAGGTCTGATTTGTTTGTctgaaatttttagaaCTTATAGATGGACTGATAATGATGCTAGAcaagatttagaaattctaattctagATTATTTCCCTTcacttttaaattttgcaaacgattttttattaaatgatggtaaaaatttaaataattatcagTATGGTGATAtgttaaaattaattattaaaatttacaaGTTTGTTACTTATATTGATTTGCCATTTTCTTTACAAAAGCAAGaatcatttattaattgggctaatttttttgttaaaatcATTCAATTGCCTTTATCAAATGAAATCCTATCTATATCTGATGTAGAATTAAGATCAAAAAACTCATGGTGTAAATGTAAGAAATGGTCGTATGCAAATTTATTTAGATTATTCCAAAGATACTCAACTGATtctttaacaaaaaaattcgaATATAATGAGTTTAAAGATCTATATAGATCACAATTTTTaccaaatttattaaagattttattttcccaaattgaaaattataatccaaatattacaaatactACAAATTGGTTAAGTGATGAATccatttattatattgtttCGTTTATTGATCAAtctattattgataaaaagATTTGGCCGTTAATAAAAccaaattataataatattattcaatttattgTTTTCCCAATATTAATTCCAAATGAATCAACTTTGACtacttttgaaattgatcCACAAGAATATGTTCATAgaaatttagaattatgGGATAATGATTATTCTCCAGATTTAGCGACTATAAATCTATTAACTACTGCAGTTACTAAGAGATCAAAATCCACTTTAGAACCAACTttacaatttattattgaaattttgaaacaaaatattacacCAAATGGTAGTTTACCATTAGAAAATGccattaaaattgaatcaGTATTAAGAATGTTTTCATGTATTATTGATAGATTAACAAATCCAAAATCTCCTTATTATAATCAAATGGAAGAGTTTTTGaaatcatttattttaccattttttgattcaaattatGGATTTTTGAAGACACGCACCTGCgatattatttcaaaaattggTATGttagaatttaaagatacatctataattcaaattatttatcaaggaattttaaaatgtttaACTTCCCAAGGAGATGATGAATGTTTACCTGCTAAATTGATGAGTTCTTTAGCTTTACAAACTTTCTTACAAGATGTACAATTTCAATCTTATTTGGAACCGAATGTTGTTGATATTATgcaaattttattgaatatttcaaatgaatTCGAATCAGATACTATTTCAGGTGTCATTCAAGATTTTGTTGAACAATTTTCAAAGCAATTGCAACCATTTGGTATTgatttaatgaataatttagttcaacaatttttaaagctcgctaatgaattaaatgatgcCTCGAATATcgatattaataattttgttgGTTCTACAGAGGATTTACCTGATGAATCAGATAAACAAATGGCAGCTTTAGGTATATTATCAACAACTATTTCTATcttattatcttttgaaaattccCCCGATATTGTAAagaatttagaaattgCATTTTACCCGGCTGCTGAATTTATTATGAAGAATGGTATTGAAGATTTTTATAGAGAAGTTTgtgaattttttgaaaattccACATTCTTGTTAAGAACTGTTTCGCCAGTTGCCTGGAATTTCTTACAATTGATAAATGAATCTCTTTCTAGTAGTGatccaaataatactaacGACAGCAGCCCTACCGATAGTATGATTGCATTTTATTTGGAAGATTTCATGctaattattaataattaccTACTATATGGTcaaaatgaattgaaaactATGCAAGACTATTCAAAcattatctttaaattgtATTATGTATGCTCTATGACTAATATAAATGAAGATTCTACATTAGatgatttgaatattctttttgatttatctACTAAGATTTCCTTTacattaaatgatattattccATGTGAtcttaaagaaaaaatattaactgattcaattaattctattatttctgagaaagataatttaaagaaaaatgttATATTTGGTGTTAACTCATTCAACGTAATTATTACCAACTTAATTTCATCACCATTACAAAcattacaatttttatctaaaaagaatgtaaataatattaattttatggAGCTATTCTTTGAAACTTGGTttactttttatattccaaattatAAGAGAGTTTTCGATAtcaaattatcattactGGCATTAATGAGTGTTATTGTTAATCTATCAATCGGTGATATTAAAACTTTGTCTTTAGATAATGTTTTCttacaaatattgaatgttataattaaattatttgaaaacttACCACTAGCAATGCAAAATTTAGAAAGACAACGGAAAGAATTTTCTTTAGATGATGCTGATTTTAATACTAGATTTGATGACTacgaagatgaagatgaagatgatttgAAAGAAGATGAAGCTGATAATTTAGTCATTCAAAActatttgaaagaattgcAAGAAGGTACTAATGGCGCGGGAAGTGAggattcaattaaatttgttgATGGAGATCTTTTcaatgataatgaagattttgaagatttagaGGAAGATCCATTATCTGGCTCTATTCTTGATAATACCAATGTATTTGAGGTATTTAAACAATCTAATTTACAACTGCAACAGtctgataatgaaaaataccAATCTATCTTAAGCACTTTAACACCAGAAAACCAACCAATCTTTACTAGAATCATGAATAATGTATAA
- the RIX1 gene encoding Rix1p (similar to Saccharomyces cerevisiae RIX1 (YHR197W); ancestral locus Anc_4.365) — MSQVVLPVTILANRLATSEGYDFQIILKQLKSPEYVNDKLLKSELSLLVTKIQKLLQSSSEFDLWKGCHTSVVICTYNPLVLCSHGSQLLGSIFTKLEQKFKYYSTTVSTEQGRVLLETLVFAVSTLMDLMRGKPTLSREGLIPKLKNIIPTLISLTQFDPKLTLQTLQKLLIKNTTTFRPFANKLRIVLSNLLAKDYHYFDKKVQKEICDTFAYLHLIKIQAQQPVDASEAHHNTFNDETWRNGIMSVLYEFKPLIQLSGEIIDIEQDKDLSILINHNLPQSINQKLLSGINEILPTLNLDMNKPLTLWDLPKRLNLLSDLLISFISLPTPYPIRVPIGYINTICEALLSITTNFLPLKRDLRQDVELISVIDQVLPQIQFVGIKIWNAAFKNLGKLLLSEIPSILGSLELFIPLTKKSSNINFAKCKSLKNELLELFKLINRLLYQMGQSTDVTNLIKKLVDIALTLTDSTSLVSNLFNSQNELLTKKTSNSNKNNKQKKQKRDNAAGALSDLYTHSNQFIQSTSIELYNQINLFLISVLSNQILPSPQQVKVIKYAIVNSFYFNNKTQSIPDTFKCLLRTLVLFPGNERVSILPIAVTVLKEHGDEVLDVLSHARLPLSMIHQVSELAAIELKDDQDENTHPEIDSKEDSMSASALELAHMEDETVTSNKITPNSDSEKNIRESLEDIDQTKVLKRKLMDDEEVVFSEAATVSKRTKIEQEVPVEDIVVPVQVTEEATVNILVETKDDFKKDKEAFLEDDNDDDNDDDGSDFEIPAIDLSDDDDDAV; from the coding sequence ATGTCCCAAGTTGTTCTTCCAGTAACTATTCTAGCGAATAGATTAGCTACATCAGAAGGCTatgattttcaaattattttaaaacagTTAAAATCTCCAGAATATGTCAACGACAAACTATTAAAATCAGAATTATCATTACTTGTGacaaaaatacaaaaattattacaatcTAGTTCTGAATTTGATCTTTGGAAAGGTTGTCATACTTCTGTGGTTATTTGCACTTATAATCCATTGGTATTATGTTCTCACGGTAGTCAACTTCTAGGGAGCATATTCACTAAATTAGAACAAAAGTTTAAGTATTATTCAACCACTGTTTCAACTGAACAAGGTAGAGTTCTTTTAGAAACTTTAGTTTTTGCAGTTTCTACTTTAATGGATTTGATGAGAGGCAAACCAACTTTAAGTAGAGAAGGTTTAATACCAAAATTAAAGAACATCATTCCAACTTTAATTAGTCTAACTCAATTTGATCCAAAATTAACCTTACAAACTCTACAAAAACTATTAATTAAGAATACAACAACTTTTAGACCTTTTGCTAATAAATTAAGAATAGTCTTATCAAATTTACTTGCTAAAGATTATCActattttgataaaaaggTTCAGAAAGAAATTTGTGATACATTTGCTTATTTACACTTAATCAAAATCCAAGCACAACAGCCAGTTGATGCATCTGAAGCTCATCATAATACTTTCAATGATGAAACCTGGAGAAATGGTATCATGTCTGTTCTTTATGAGTTTAAACCTTTGATTCAATTAAGCGGCGAAATTATTGACATTGAGCAAGATAAAGATTTAAGCATCCTGATTAATCATAATTTACCACAGTCAATAAACCAAAAACTGTTATCAGgtataaatgaaattttgccaactttaaatttagatatGAATAAACCACTGACCTTATGGGATTTAccaaaaagattaaatttattaagtGACCTTcttatttcatttatttcGTTACCAACCCCTTATCCAATTCGTGTTCCAATTGGGTATATTAATACTATTTGTGAAGCTTTGTTATCAATCACAACAAATTTTTTGCCATTAAAGCGTGACTTACGCCAAGATGTTGAATTAATATCTGTCATTGATCAAGTCTTGCCAcaaattcaatttgttggtattaaaatttggaaCGCAGCTTTTAAGAATTTGggaaaattattattgtcaGAGATCCCTTCTATTTTAGGTTCTttggaattatttattcCTTTAACGAAAAAATctagtaatattaattttgcaaaatgcaaatcattaaaaaatgaattattagagCTATTTAAGCTGATTAATAGATTGTTATATCAAATGGGTCAGTCTACGGACGTCACAAAtctaattaaaaaattagtcGATATTGCTTTGACTTTAACTGACTCTACATCTTTAGTTTCCAATCTATTTAATAGtcaaaatgaattattaactaAAAAGACAAGCAactctaataaaaataacaaacaaaaaaagcaaaaaagaGATAATGCAGCAGGTGCTTTATCAGATTTATATACACATTCTAATCAGTTTATTCAAAGCACATCAATTGAACTTTATaaccaaataaatttattcttaataTCCGTTTTAAGCAATCAAATATTACCATCACCTCAACAAGTTAAAGTCATTAAATATGCAATCGTAAactctttttattttaacaaCAAAACTCAATCAATTCCAGACACTTTTAAATGTCTTTTAAGAACTTTAGTGTTGTTTCCAGGGAATGAACGTGTATCTATCTTACCTATTGCAGTCACTGTTCTTAAAGAGCATGGTGACGAAGTTTTAGATGTCTTGTCTCACGCAAGGTTACCATTAAGTATGATCCACCAAGTAAGTGAACTAGCAGCAATTGAACTCAAAGATGACCAAGATGAAAATACACATCCAGAAATTGATAGTAAAGAGGATAGCATGTCCGCATCTGCTTTAGAATTGGCTCACATGGAAGATGAAACTGTtacatcaaataaaattactCCAAATTCTGATAGcgagaaaaatattagagAAAGTCTAGAAGATATAGACCAAACCAAAGTATTAAAGAGAAAGTTAATGGACGATGAAGAGGTCGTTTTTTCTGAGGCTGCAACTGTTTCAAAGCGTACTAAGATTGAGCAAGAAGTGCCAGTGGAAGACATTGTAGTTCCTGTCCAGGTCACTGAGGAAGCTACCGTGAATATTCTCGTTGAAACTAAAGATGATTTTAAGAAAGATAAAGAGGCCTTTCTTGAAGACGATAATGATGacgataatgatgatgatggaTCCGATTTTGAAATTCCAGCTATCGATTTAAGtgacgatgatgatgacgCAGTATAA
- the XPT1 gene encoding xanthine phosphoribosyltransferase (similar to Saccharomyces cerevisiae XPT1 (YJR133W); ancestral locus Anc_4.363), producing the protein MANDEKMYISYNNIHKLCKKVGYEIIAKDERPDIIVAITGGGMIPARIIRSFLKVKGQKNIPIQAIGLSLYEDMGVHGDTENIGKEVIRTQWLDFGSLEQHFDSLIGKKILIVDEVDDTRTTLHYAVSELQKEVEEQQKKLDRLDEPTQFSIFVIHNKDKPKKAELPKEMMESGHYYAATTVGDSWLCYPWDAEDIDEHTKLAAAQGNI; encoded by the coding sequence ATGGCAAACGATGAAAAGATGTATATTTCCTACAACAATATTCATAAGTTGTGTAAGAAAGTTGGGTATGAAATCATTGCCAAAGATGAAAGGCCAGATATCATCGTTGCTATTACCGGTGGTGGAATGATTCCAGCAAGAATCATAAGATCTTTTCTGAAAGTAAAGGGCCAAAAGAACATTCCTATTCAAGCCATTGGTCTCTCTCTTTACGAAGATATGGGTGTTCATGGTGATACagaaaatattggaaaAGAAGTAATCAGAACTCAATGGCTAGATTTCGGTTCTTTAGAGCAACATTTCGATTCTTTAATTGggaaaaagatattaattgTAGATGAAGTTGATGATACAAGAACTACTTTACATTATGCTGTGTCTGAATTACAAAAAGAAGTTGAAGAACAACAAAAGAAACTGGATAGATTGGATGAGCCAACACAATTCTCTATTTTTGTCATCcataataaagataaaccCAAAAAGGCTGAATTGCCAAAGGAGATGATGGAATCTGGCCATTACTATGCTGCTACTACTGTTGGTGACTCATGGTTATGTTACCCATGGGATGCAgaagatattgatgaaCACACTAAGTTGGCTGCTGCCCAAggtaatatttga